Proteins co-encoded in one Sulfuricaulis limicola genomic window:
- a CDS encoding YifB family Mg chelatase-like AAA ATPase, whose translation MSLAVVHSRAQVGLEAPPVTVEVHLANGLPSLSIVGLPETAVKESKDRVRAALQNARFEFPARRITVNLAPADLPKEGGRFDLPIALGILAASGQVSNRDLDKYELIGELALTGELRPVLGALTVALQTRGNGRALILPEANAPEAALAGGADVRAARHLLEVTAHFNSEKFLPRHEVVMPVAETSDVPDLRDVRGQHRARRALEIAAAGGHSLLMIGPPGAGKTMLASRLPGILPRLNDDEALEAAAIQSLHKPFSLRQWKQRPFRAPHHTASAVALVGGSSQPRPGEISLAHHGVLFLDELPEFDRHVLEVLREPLESGTITISRAARQAEFPARFQLVAAMNPCPCGYYGDVSGRCRCTPDKVSQYRSRISGPLLDRIDMHIEVPGVPKEVLLEQTTRDGEYSSEVRSRAERARERQHQRHACLNAALNNKQIEESCRLEEEGRRLLEQAIDRLGLSARAYHRVLKVARTIADLAVEDMIRPAHVAEAVQYRCLDRGNALS comes from the coding sequence ATGTCGCTCGCCGTCGTTCACAGCCGCGCCCAGGTCGGGCTGGAGGCACCGCCGGTCACGGTAGAGGTGCACCTGGCCAATGGCCTGCCGAGCCTGTCCATCGTCGGTCTGCCGGAGACGGCGGTAAAGGAGAGCAAGGACCGCGTGCGCGCGGCGTTGCAGAACGCTCGCTTCGAGTTTCCGGCGCGTCGCATCACCGTCAACCTGGCGCCGGCCGACCTGCCCAAGGAAGGCGGGCGCTTCGATCTTCCGATCGCCCTCGGCATCCTCGCCGCCTCGGGACAGGTGTCGAACCGGGATCTCGACAAATATGAATTGATCGGCGAGTTGGCGCTGACGGGCGAGCTGCGGCCGGTGCTGGGTGCGCTCACGGTGGCGTTGCAGACCCGCGGCAACGGCCGGGCGTTGATCCTGCCCGAGGCCAACGCCCCGGAAGCGGCGCTGGCGGGCGGGGCCGATGTCCGCGCCGCCAGGCATCTGCTCGAAGTCACCGCCCATTTCAACAGCGAAAAATTCCTGCCGCGGCATGAAGTGGTCATGCCGGTAGCGGAGACTTCCGATGTTCCGGATTTGCGTGATGTCAGGGGCCAGCACCGGGCCCGCCGGGCGCTGGAAATAGCCGCGGCCGGCGGCCACAGCCTGCTCATGATCGGCCCGCCGGGCGCGGGCAAGACCATGCTGGCCTCGCGTCTGCCGGGTATCCTGCCACGCCTCAACGATGACGAAGCGCTGGAGGCCGCTGCCATCCAGTCGCTGCACAAACCGTTTTCCCTCAGGCAATGGAAACAGCGGCCGTTCCGCGCGCCGCATCACACCGCGTCGGCCGTGGCTCTGGTCGGCGGCAGCAGCCAGCCGCGCCCGGGCGAAATATCGCTGGCGCATCACGGCGTGTTGTTTCTGGACGAGCTGCCGGAATTCGATCGCCATGTGCTCGAGGTGCTGCGCGAACCGCTGGAATCGGGGACCATCACGATTTCGCGTGCCGCGCGCCAGGCGGAGTTCCCCGCGCGGTTCCAGCTGGTGGCGGCGATGAATCCCTGTCCCTGCGGTTATTACGGCGACGTTTCGGGGCGCTGTCGCTGCACCCCCGACAAGGTGAGCCAATATCGATCGAGAATCTCCGGCCCGTTACTCGACCGCATTGACATGCACATTGAAGTACCGGGAGTGCCCAAGGAAGTGTTGCTCGAGCAAACAACCCGCGACGGAGAATATTCCTCCGAAGTGCGGTCAAGGGCGGAAAGGGCCCGTGAACGGCAGCATCAACGTCATGCCTGTCTCAATGCGGCACTCAATAACAAACAGATTGAAGAAAGCTGCCGGCTGGAAGAAGAAGGAAGACGGTTATTGGAACAGGCGATCGACCGGCTGGGGCTGTCGGCGCGCGCCTATCACCGGGTGCTGAAGGTGGCGCGCACCATCGCCGATCTGGCGGTGGAGGATATGATTCGTCCGGCGCATGTGGCCGAGGCGGTGCAGTATCGCTGTCTCGATCGCGGCAACGCGCTTTCCTGA
- a CDS encoding accessory factor UbiK family protein, with the protein MIDSKIIDQFVAAVTRALPEGPKGFEKNLRAAMQGVLDRMQLVSREELEVQEQVLSRTRARLHELEKRIAELEENLKKK; encoded by the coding sequence ATGATCGACAGCAAAATCATCGACCAGTTTGTCGCGGCGGTGACCCGCGCCCTGCCGGAAGGCCCGAAGGGTTTCGAAAAAAACCTGCGCGCGGCCATGCAGGGCGTGTTAGACCGCATGCAACTGGTCAGCCGCGAGGAACTCGAGGTGCAGGAGCAGGTGCTGAGCCGCACCCGCGCGCGGCTGCATGAACTGGAAAAACGCATCGCCGAGCTGGAAGAAAACCTAAAAAAGAAATAG
- a CDS encoding TorF family putative porin, producing MKNLQRTAIASSLLVLTATAVAEDKSPVTANVALTTNYVWRGVSQTAEEMAIQGGFDYAHASGFYLGAWGSNVNFGNDAITSSLGDGASMELDIYGGYKFTAAAVNWDVGVLRYMYPGADSSLKYDFTELYVGGGYGPFSLKYSRASDYQGNLTTKSGSYLDAALTFELPQGFGLGLHVGKSSGEGVQDAFGKKYTDYKVNLSKTVAGIGLGLAYTDTNMSGAQEIKKGVSANDGQWMLTVSKSM from the coding sequence ATGAAGAACTTGCAGAGAACAGCAATTGCCAGCAGCCTGCTGGTGTTGACCGCAACAGCCGTGGCGGAGGACAAGTCGCCGGTGACCGCCAACGTTGCCTTGACCACGAACTACGTCTGGCGCGGCGTATCGCAGACGGCGGAAGAGATGGCCATACAGGGTGGATTTGACTACGCCCACGCCAGCGGTTTTTACCTTGGCGCCTGGGGCTCGAACGTCAACTTCGGTAACGACGCCATAACGTCGTCTCTCGGTGACGGTGCATCGATGGAACTCGACATTTATGGCGGTTACAAGTTTACCGCCGCGGCCGTCAATTGGGATGTTGGCGTGCTCCGTTACATGTATCCCGGCGCAGACAGCTCGCTCAAGTATGATTTTACCGAGCTTTATGTTGGCGGCGGTTATGGTCCTTTCAGCCTCAAGTACAGTCGCGCCAGCGATTATCAGGGAAATCTGACCACCAAGAGCGGCTCTTATCTTGATGCCGCGCTCACCTTCGAGCTGCCGCAGGGATTTGGTCTCGGGCTGCATGTCGGCAAGTCCAGCGGTGAAGGCGTGCAGGACGCATTCGGCAAAAAGTATACCGACTACAAGGTCAACCTGAGCAAGACAGTCGCTGGCATCGGTCTCGGCCTTGCTTACACCGACACCAACATGAGTGGCGCGCAGGAAATCAAGAAAGGCGTCAGTGCCAACGACGGTCAGTGGATGCTGACGGTATCGAAGAGCATGTAA
- the glnK gene encoding P-II family nitrogen regulator: MKLVTAIIKPFKLDDVRDALAEVGVQGVTVTEVKGFGRQKGHTELYRGAEYVVDFLPKVKIEVAIDSKQLDRVIEAITKSARTDKIGDGKIFVYDLEQVVRIRTGETGKDAL; this comes from the coding sequence ATGAAATTAGTCACAGCCATCATCAAACCCTTCAAGCTCGACGACGTGCGCGATGCGCTCGCCGAAGTCGGGGTGCAGGGCGTCACCGTCACCGAGGTCAAGGGCTTCGGCCGGCAAAAGGGCCACACCGAGCTTTATCGCGGCGCGGAATATGTCGTGGATTTTCTGCCGAAGGTGAAGATCGAAGTCGCGATCGACTCCAAGCAGCTCGACCGGGTGATCGAGGCGATCACCAAGTCGGCGCGTACCGACAAGATCGGCGACGGCAAAATTTTCGTCTATGACCTCGAACAGGTCGTGCGCATCCGCACCGGTGAAACCGGCAAAGATGCGCTTTGA
- a CDS encoding ammonium transporter: MSFNLKKLFGALGVVLLLGAPLLAIAEDTAAPAAATVAAAPAAAAAAPAPAPNKGDTSWMLVSTALVLMMSVPALALFYGGMVRSKNALSVLMQVFVVFSLLTVLWCIYGYSLAFTEGNAWFGGFDRLFLKGTFDAATGAFSMGATFSKATPITELVFVAFQATFAAITGALILGAFVERVKFSAVLIFMVLWFTFAYLPIAHMVWFWMGPDAYTAANVVDAMNAKAGMLWQWGALDFAGGTVVHINAGVAGLVGAYLVGKRTGFGKEHMAPHNLTLTMIGASLLWVGWFGFNAGSALEANNSAALAFMNTFLATACAVLAWTFGEWMFKSKPSMLGAASGAVAGLVAITPAAGNVGIPGAFVIGTAAGFVCLWGVNQLKRWLKADDSLDVFGVHAVGGILGALLTGVFNSPSLGGPGFYNNWFEMQQGFGGIGAQVLIQAKAVGVTVLWSAVVAAIAYKIADWTVGLRVTPEEEREGLDTTSHGESAYRI; encoded by the coding sequence ATGTCATTCAATCTGAAAAAGCTGTTCGGCGCCCTGGGCGTCGTGCTGCTATTGGGCGCGCCGTTGCTGGCGATCGCCGAAGATACTGCGGCTCCCGCCGCCGCAACTGTTGCGGCGGCCCCGGCTGCCGCCGCAGCGGCACCCGCGCCTGCGCCGAACAAGGGCGACACGTCCTGGATGCTGGTGTCCACGGCGCTGGTGCTGATGATGAGCGTGCCGGCGCTGGCGCTGTTCTACGGCGGCATGGTGCGCTCAAAGAACGCGCTGTCGGTGCTGATGCAGGTGTTCGTCGTGTTTTCGCTGCTCACGGTGCTGTGGTGCATCTACGGCTACAGTCTCGCGTTCACCGAGGGTAACGCCTGGTTCGGAGGGTTCGACCGGCTGTTCCTCAAGGGCACGTTCGACGCCGCCACCGGCGCGTTCTCCATGGGCGCGACCTTCAGCAAGGCGACGCCGATCACCGAGCTCGTGTTCGTGGCGTTCCAGGCGACGTTCGCGGCCATCACCGGCGCGCTGATCCTGGGCGCCTTCGTCGAACGCGTGAAGTTTTCCGCGGTGCTCATCTTCATGGTGCTGTGGTTCACCTTCGCTTACCTGCCGATTGCGCACATGGTCTGGTTCTGGATGGGTCCGGATGCCTACACCGCGGCCAACGTCGTGGATGCCATGAACGCCAAGGCCGGCATGCTGTGGCAATGGGGCGCGCTCGACTTCGCCGGCGGTACGGTGGTGCACATCAACGCCGGTGTCGCGGGTCTGGTCGGTGCTTACCTGGTCGGCAAGCGCACCGGGTTCGGCAAGGAGCACATGGCGCCGCACAACCTGACGCTCACCATGATCGGCGCCTCGCTGCTGTGGGTCGGCTGGTTCGGTTTCAACGCCGGTTCCGCGCTCGAAGCCAACAACTCGGCCGCGCTCGCCTTCATGAATACGTTCCTGGCGACCGCCTGTGCGGTGCTGGCGTGGACGTTCGGCGAGTGGATGTTCAAGAGCAAGCCCTCGATGCTGGGCGCCGCCTCCGGTGCGGTCGCGGGCCTGGTGGCGATCACGCCGGCGGCCGGCAACGTCGGCATCCCCGGCGCGTTCGTGATCGGTACGGCCGCAGGCTTCGTGTGCCTCTGGGGCGTGAACCAGCTCAAGCGCTGGCTCAAGGCCGACGACTCACTCGATGTCTTCGGCGTACACGCGGTTGGCGGCATCCTCGGCGCCTTGCTCACCGGCGTGTTCAACTCACCGTCGCTCGGCGGACCCGGTTTCTACAACAACTGGTTCGAGATGCAGCAGGGCTTCGGCGGCATCGGCGCGCAAGTGCTGATCCAGGCCAAGGCCGTGGGCGTCACGGTCCTGTGGTCGGCCGTGGTTGCCGCGATCGCCTACAAGATCGCCGACTGGACGGTGGGTCTGCGCGTCACCCCGGAAGAGGAGCGCGAGGGTCTGGACACGACGTCTCACGGGGAGTCGGCGTATCGCATTTAA
- a CDS encoding CDGSH iron-sulfur domain-containing protein, with translation MEPKIAQKGPYLLDLQPGTYWWCACGQSKNQPFCDGSHKGSGTEPVKFELAKAEKVALCGCKRTLTKPFCDGTHKKL, from the coding sequence ATGGAACCCAAAATCGCCCAGAAAGGCCCGTACCTGCTCGACCTCCAGCCCGGCACCTACTGGTGGTGTGCCTGCGGCCAATCCAAAAATCAGCCGTTCTGCGACGGCTCGCACAAGGGCAGCGGCACCGAACCGGTAAAGTTCGAACTGGCCAAGGCGGAGAAGGTGGCCCTGTGCGGCTGCAAACGCACGCTCACCAAGCCCTTCTGCGACGGCACCCACAAGAAACTCTGA
- the speE gene encoding polyamine aminopropyltransferase, with the protein MSLDKTWYTEEWAGQGSAISLKIKDKVHDEQSPYQRIEIYETETFGTLMTLDGLVMVTDRDNFMYHEMMSHPALFTHPDPKRVLVIGGGDCGTLHEVLKHPSVELAEQVELDERVTRVAEKFFPELCESNNDSRARLHFADGIKWVADAKPGSYDVIIVDSTDPVGPAAGLFSETFYKNCLKALRPNGVVVGQSESPLFHADLIRSVQKSFKAAGFRDVATLFFPQCTYPSGWWSATMACKQGSVAQFRAQDSAAKGFATRYYNHEIHAAALARPEFLR; encoded by the coding sequence ATGTCACTGGATAAAACCTGGTACACCGAAGAATGGGCCGGACAGGGCTCCGCCATCTCGCTCAAGATCAAGGACAAGGTCCACGACGAGCAGTCGCCCTACCAGCGCATCGAGATCTACGAGACCGAGACCTTCGGCACGCTCATGACGCTCGACGGCCTGGTCATGGTCACCGATCGCGACAACTTCATGTACCACGAAATGATGTCGCACCCGGCGCTGTTCACCCACCCCGATCCGAAACGGGTGCTGGTCATCGGCGGCGGCGACTGCGGCACGCTGCATGAAGTCCTGAAGCACCCATCCGTGGAGCTGGCGGAGCAGGTCGAGCTCGACGAGCGTGTCACGCGCGTGGCGGAAAAATTCTTTCCCGAGCTGTGCGAATCGAACAATGATTCGCGCGCGCGGCTGCACTTCGCTGACGGGATCAAATGGGTCGCGGACGCGAAACCCGGCAGCTACGACGTCATCATCGTTGATTCCACCGACCCGGTGGGACCGGCGGCCGGGCTGTTCTCTGAAACCTTCTACAAAAACTGTCTGAAAGCGCTGCGACCGAACGGTGTCGTCGTCGGGCAGAGCGAGTCGCCGCTGTTTCATGCGGACCTGATCCGCTCGGTGCAAAAATCCTTCAAGGCCGCCGGCTTTCGCGATGTCGCCACGCTGTTCTTCCCGCAGTGCACCTATCCCTCCGGCTGGTGGAGCGCCACCATGGCCTGCAAACAGGGATCGGTGGCGCAATTCCGCGCCCAAGACTCCGCCGCGAAAGGATTCGCCACGCGTTATTACAACCACGAGATTCACGCGGCGGCGCTCGCCCGTCCGGAATTCCTGCGCTGA